A single window of Desulfobacterales bacterium DNA harbors:
- a CDS encoding NAD-dependent epimerase/dehydratase family protein, translating into MKSVGSKKLIITGSSGLIGSEAAAYFDTLGWKVHGVDNNMRADFFGPDGDTTWNLKRLQASCNNFTHHHLDIRDRGAVLKLCAEIDYDLMIHAAAQPSHDLAASRAFDDFDVNAVGTLNLLEATRQYRPEAVFCFTSTNKVYGDAPNEIPLQELETRWDYARPEDYNGIDENCRIDHCKHSLFGASKVAADIMVQEYGRYFGMKTGCFRGGCLTGSHHSAAELHGFLAYVMRATFEGRKFRIFGYKGKQVRDNLHAYDVCRALHEFYKNPRCGEAYNLGGGRENSVSVLEAIDRAEQALAKKLAWTYVDDNRIGDHICYITDLTKLKNHFPDWSVTRSLDDIFEEMGRACRAR; encoded by the coding sequence ATGAAATCGGTAGGATCGAAAAAACTTATCATCACCGGCTCCAGCGGCCTGATCGGCTCCGAGGCGGCCGCCTATTTTGACACACTGGGCTGGAAGGTGCATGGGGTGGACAACAACATGCGGGCCGATTTTTTCGGGCCCGACGGCGACACCACCTGGAACCTCAAGCGTCTTCAGGCCTCTTGTAATAATTTCACCCACCACCATCTTGATATCCGGGACCGGGGGGCCGTGCTCAAGCTCTGCGCCGAGATCGACTACGACCTGATGATCCATGCCGCGGCCCAGCCTTCCCATGACCTGGCGGCCAGCCGGGCCTTTGATGATTTCGACGTCAATGCGGTGGGTACCCTGAATCTGCTCGAGGCCACCCGGCAATACCGGCCCGAGGCGGTCTTCTGTTTTACCAGCACCAACAAGGTCTACGGCGACGCCCCCAACGAGATTCCTTTGCAGGAGTTGGAAACCCGGTGGGACTATGCCCGGCCCGAGGACTATAACGGCATTGATGAAAACTGCCGGATCGACCACTGCAAGCACAGCCTGTTCGGCGCCTCCAAGGTGGCGGCCGATATCATGGTCCAGGAGTATGGCCGCTATTTCGGGATGAAAACGGGTTGCTTTCGCGGCGGTTGCCTGACCGGGTCCCATCACAGCGCTGCGGAGCTGCACGGGTTTCTCGCCTATGTGATGCGGGCCACCTTTGAGGGAAGAAAATTCCGCATTTTTGGCTACAAGGGCAAACAGGTCCGTGATAATCTTCATGCCTATGACGTGTGCCGGGCCCTGCACGAGTTCTACAAGAATCCCCGCTGCGGTGAGGCCTATAACCTGGGCGGGGGCCGGGAGAACTCCGTCTCGGTGCTGGAGGCCATAGACAGGGCGGAACAGGCGCTGGCAAAAAAACTGGCCTGGACCTATGTGGACGACAATCGCATCGGCGACCATATCTGCTACATCACCGACCTGACAAAACTTAAGAATCATTTTCCCGATTGGTCCGTCACCCGCAGCCTGGATGATATTTTTGAGGAAATGGGCCGGGCCTGCCGGGCCAGGTAA
- a CDS encoding class I SAM-dependent methyltransferase yields MNYIFQTNEAWRRTREYLVRIWGENDQPFVLDIGCNEGLFLAGLPVSWKRHGIEASRESCLTARSNQIKIIGHFLGDDPTPWHGRFDIVCLFDVFEHLPNPQKGLAQALRFLKPGGLFFVSTGNIRGWTWQWLGPQNYYLATPLHLSFASPEFFRWFSRRFSAQLVKIIPISHRAGGTREKIEDLISVLYEGFRQKGGLFRIPQRAIQFLPRWRHLMHKTRPPFSVHLKDHILVVMRLE; encoded by the coding sequence ATGAACTATATTTTCCAGACGAATGAAGCCTGGCGAAGAACACGTGAGTACCTCGTCCGAATCTGGGGTGAAAATGATCAACCTTTTGTGCTCGACATTGGATGCAATGAGGGACTTTTCCTGGCAGGGTTACCTGTTTCCTGGAAAAGGCACGGAATTGAAGCTTCAAGAGAGTCTTGCTTGACGGCACGATCCAACCAAATAAAAATCATTGGCCATTTTTTGGGTGATGACCCCACGCCTTGGCATGGTCGATTTGATATTGTCTGTCTTTTTGATGTGTTTGAGCACCTTCCGAACCCTCAAAAAGGCTTAGCGCAAGCCCTTCGTTTTTTAAAACCCGGGGGTCTTTTTTTTGTTAGTACCGGGAATATAAGGGGATGGACGTGGCAGTGGCTAGGGCCGCAGAATTATTACTTGGCAACGCCGCTCCATCTTTCTTTTGCATCGCCAGAATTTTTTCGTTGGTTCTCTCGGCGTTTTTCAGCGCAGTTAGTAAAAATTATACCGATTAGCCACCGAGCAGGTGGGACGAGGGAAAAAATTGAAGACTTGATTTCTGTTTTATACGAGGGCTTTAGGCAAAAGGGTGGGCTCTTTCGTATACCTCAACGGGCAATTCAATTTCTCCCACGCTGGCGACATCTGATGCATAAAACAAGGCCCCCGTTTTCAGTACACTTGAAAGATCACATTTTGGTTGTTATGCGGCTGGAATGA